From Immundisolibacter sp.:
CTACGACGCCCTCGGCGGACGCGGCACGGACAGCACCGATAGCCTGGTCGACGAAGCCCTGATCCGCTCCTTCTGGCGCGGTTATCGGGGCCTTATGGACTTCTGAACGGATTCAGTCTCGACTCCCACGCAAGGACACGCATGAATACTCCCGCAACTCCTCTGGTCAATCCCGAAGTCCTGGACCGCATCCGCGACTGGCGCGGCTATGCCGAAGCCAAACTCGGCTTTCGCAACCATTGGTATCCGACCCTGAACAGCAGCGAAGTGGCCGAAGGCAAGCCGGTGCCGTTCGAGCTGGCCGGTGAAAAGCTGTTGATCAATCGCATTGATGGCAAGGTCTACTGCATCAAGGACCAATGCCTACATCGCGGCGTGCCGCTGTCACGCAAGCTCGAGTGTTACAGCAAGGACACCATCACCTGCTGGTACCACGGCTGGACCTACCAGTGGGCCGACGGCAAGCTGTGCGACATCCTGACCGATCCGTCGAGCAAAGTGATCGGTACCCGCGCCCTGCAAACCTACCCGGCCCAGGAGGTGCAGGGTTTGGTGTTCGTGTTCCTGGGCGATACCGAGCCCACCCCCATCGGAAGCGACCTGCCGCCCGGCTTCGACGAACCGAACCGGCGGGTGCAGCCGCTGCGTCGCTTGGTGAATGCCAACTGGCGCATTGGCGCCGAGAACGGCTTCGACACCACGCACATCTTCATCCACAAGGACTCGCGGCTAATTCGCGGCAACCAGACCATGCTGCCTCTGGGTTTTGCACCCAAGCCCGACAACACCGAGCCGCTGTTCGAGGTCCGCCACACCGGGGGTGGCAACATCGGCATTTTCGATCTGCTGGCCGAGCGCGGCGTGCCGCATTTCGAGGGCAGCGTACACGGCGAGGTGGTGCGCCGGGCCATCCACGGCGGCGACAAGCGCA
This genomic window contains:
- a CDS encoding Rieske 2Fe-2S domain-containing protein — its product is MNTPATPLVNPEVLDRIRDWRGYAEAKLGFRNHWYPTLNSSEVAEGKPVPFELAGEKLLINRIDGKVYCIKDQCLHRGVPLSRKLECYSKDTITCWYHGWTYQWADGKLCDILTDPSSKVIGTRALQTYPAQEVQGLVFVFLGDTEPTPIGSDLPPGFDEPNRRVQPLRRLVNANWRIGAENGFDTTHIFIHKDSRLIRGNQTMLPLGFAPKPDNTEPLFEVRHTGGGNIGIFDLLAERGVPHFEGSVHGEVVRRAIHGGDKRIANEISLWMPGVLKVDPFPDPELIHFEWYVPRDADSHWYIHCSTKVVEGPDADAEFAAEYEALWKDLYAHGFNDDDIWAREATQPFYQDDWGWLEEQLFEADACIMAWRKLASEHNHGIQHARRRG